Part of the Mytilus edulis chromosome 9, xbMytEdul2.2, whole genome shotgun sequence genome, CGGTAATCGACTTGAAGCAAGTCGCCTTTCCTATCGTCTAATCGCAAAAAAGTTTAATACAGTCGTgactttgaaatataaaattctaTCGACCttaattcaaaaattttaaaaacaaaatgattgataCATTTTCATAATTAAAGAGCCATTTGGGATGCTTTTTAAACTGTCAATAACATCGAAAATATGTCTATATATAATCTTTTTCAGGTATTTCTGGTAAAAGTCAGATTTTGTTTGCCTTAGTCTTCACCACAAGATATGTGGATCTGTTCACTTCGTTTATTTCTGTATACACCAACAGTTTAAAAGTAGTTTACATCATAACATCATATGTCACCCTATATTTGATATACATCAAGTTCAGATATACCTACGACAAAAGTAATGATACATTTCGTGCAGAAATACTCATCATGTCTTCTGGAGTACTGGCTGTTTTCGTAAATCATTATTTTTCACCATTTGAGGTTAGTCTTTAAATGCATTAAGCaaaattaatttcatattttatataatcaGACAATTCTttaaaatccacatgttctcacATAAAACGTTTATCCCGTTATTTGAACTAAAGACAACTGATTTATGAATGCTCAAAGTTGCAAAATTAAACGCGTTGAAAGTATGTTAAAGGATGAAATAGAGGTGTTAACTGAACAACTAAAGCAAGTCCAAAACAACAAACTATCAAGGGTTTCTTATGATTCGAATTCGACATTATAAATCAGTACAGAACAAGCTCACATATATGTCTATAAATTGCAAACGTATCAACATCATATTACAACCACAGGAACCGTCTAATAAGTATGACGAAACAAGACCGTACAGATATGACTAAAATTATGTCAGATATTTGATCATAACCTACTCATTATTTAcctttaaacatttattttgacattgttagtaaataatacttgtttatgTTTCGATTGTTAGTATATTTACCAATGTTCGTCAGAATGTATAATATTGTTGTTTGTCACtaaaaacttatttaattttacaGTTCTGTTGGactttttcaatatatttagagTCTGTCGCTATCCTACCACAATTTTTCATGATCATCAAGAACGGCGATGTAGAGAGAATGATTGGTTATTATTTGACTGCCATGGGATCATATCGTGCACTGTATATTATGAACTGGATGTATAGATACAAAAATGAGGGATTTTATGACTCTATAGCAGCAAACTCAGGATTACTACAGAGCATCTTATACATTATGTTTTTGATATTGTATTCAAAGCGAAATGACTTCCGCTTACGCGTAGTAAGGTATGTATAACCAAATGAATGCAGTAACATTATTTTATGTTACGAATatcttttatattataatttgtcataaaaaaaaagatagtgAGTCAAAACGTAAGAGACTAGTTGACACTGTAGACAGAGCTCCACAAAGTAAACCCTGTCAGTTGTATAGAAATCGAAAGATTTATTTCCATATTGGGAACTAAGAACACTCAGTATATATGACCCTTTTATCATATCAAATTCATTGAACAATATTACCTTGCATATCCTAAATTACGTTAGTCCGACCACTAAAAAGTTTCCAAAGATACCAATAATAAAATAGTATACGTACTTTATACACCCTTATTGGGTATCCTATTTCAAGTCTCATCGATAAGCACGGCTCGCGCAACCtcaatatcttatataatttaagaGGAACACTACTACAGGGCACATgtatacccttccggagcacatgcaTGATGTGCTCAgtcttatgttttgttattgtcgtCTGCCGTTTCGAGTTTTGACGAGTATTCATAGCTTATAATCGTAGAATTGAAACCAAAGCATGTTGAAATTTAATAGAAGGAagacattattttaaaaatgttttaatatagttGAAATGTAAAGGCTACATTTTAGTACGTATACATGCATGCTTTTGCTTTTAAGAAGCCACGAtaatttaagaaaagaaaaattcaCTATTGAAAACGTATTTAAACATTATTCGTGTTTTTTAATTCGTAAAAAGCTTATACTTTCACTTGAGCATCTTTTTATTACTATTATTACAGCAACATACATGATATACCAGTTAAATATCTAACTTAATTAGAACTACTCGTTTCTATATACATATCTATTTTTCAGAAATCAACAGAAAAATACACTTTTATCAGAACCGACATTACTGCCTCAACCATCACGATGGCCGGGAATAAGTATGAAAGTGTGATTTGTAAAGAATGTATCTTGCCAGGATCGTAATCATCAGATCGTTGGTGATTACTTCGACAACAGTTAAAGCTAGCTTCACAGATGTTTCAATGTATATAACAACATACACCATATGTGCTGAAGAGACAAGACTATTTTCATTGTTGAGACCATGCGTTGACCTATAGTAACTTACTACCACATTGCTTGGTCTAATAATGGTTTCATTGGAAATAAAATCACATATCATatttcattggcggatccagaagtTTTCATAAAAGTGGGGTAAGGGCATTGGCTGTCTAATAGGGGGAACGCTTCAGTCATAATTCAGTGATTGCCTATGTAACTCAATgatttttttcccacaaaagagTGGCGGGCACCCTGCTCcacctaaatctgcctctgaatCTGTATTGCAATCAGATTAGTCTGAACCATGCTTGAAATTAAACCGATCATCTAACACAATTTGACACAAGCAATCTTACTCAAGAATGCCGAGACGTTAGAATGGcatgcataaaataaataaactcatcatattaGATGCCAGgtttaaatgttgtatttacgccagacgcgcgtttcgtctacaaaaaactcatcagtgacgccgcTCGAATCACcgaaagttaaaaaggccaaataaagtacgaagttgaagagcattgagaaccaaaattcctaaaagttttgctaaatacagctaaggtaatctattcctgaggtagaaaagccttagcatttcaaagttttgctttaaaaattaatttgttattatgaaaatatcaatgataactcaagtcaacacagaagtgctgactactgggctggtgatacattCGGGGAaacaaatctccaccagcagtgtcattgaccctgtggttgtaaataaactcatcatagataccaggattaaaattttatatatccttagtatttcaaaaattcaaaagttatgtaaacaaataatttataaatatgaccatatcaatgataattcatgtcagtacagaagtgctgactattgggcttGTGATACTCTCTTGGAATTAaaattccaccagcagtggcatcgaaccagtggttgtaaataaacccatcatagataccaggattaaattttgtatttacgccagacgagcgtttcgtctacaaatgactcattagtgacgcttgaatcacaaaaagttaaaaaggtcaaataaaatacgaagttgtagagcattgagaaccaaaattcttAAATGTTTTGCCAATGCCAATCATGTCAAAGGTGTCTTTAAATAAGGGTAAAATTGTAAAATCATACTGCTTATCTCGGATAGATACACCTTGCTATTTaatgcaattttaaaataattcagaATGTATACTATACTATACCTCTTTAAGGAGATTTAATGGAAACCAAGATGAACTAATGTCCCTCCGAAAGGCAATTCATTGTACATTGAATATCTTTTCCGAACCATAACAATCAACTAGTGGTCGGTGAAAGATTTTCAGCAATGGTGCAAAATTTCGATCGGACGGTGATTTGAGTGGGGAAAACCATGGTGATTGATTGGCAGTTCGCCAAACCGCACCTGTTCGATTATCGTAAATAATTAGAGGTACTTAATCGATCAGTAGACGATTAAATCTCTTTATAATCTATATGTCgtgttatatgtttttttctaaaggtAGATTTTTCATCATTTATACTAAATTAGGtaagtgtgtgtttttttttttttattgtaatggTTCTTTTAAGATGAAAACAATAAACAAGTTAAAACTACGGTACTAAATTATTATCTgaaacattttaaagcataatCGATTATTACGCCGTACggtcacctatagttgttaatttctgtgtcattttggtctcttgtggagagttgtctcattggcaaccataccacatctgctttatAGTAGCATCGACAACCTTTAAAAGATATCGACCATCGACCATCGTAGATTATAGTTACAGTAATGCGGACATGTCAAACTCGATTGAAAAGACCCTATAGAAAAAGGAGAAAATCTTTGCAACAGCTGAACAATAATAGTAACAAAAGGAAAGCAACTCAACAACGAAAACGGCAAATGACAATTGACCTTCATGAGGCTTGAGATATCGATTGAAACAACCATCTTACACAATTTGGCACAAGCAATCTTCCACAAGAATGTCTATACGTTATATTGACATAGAAACGCAACaccatttaaaacaaaacatagctGTTGCGTAAAAGgtaattaaaatatttagaagTCAGTCAACAATGAAACGCAATACATTGTacattaatttactttttttaacaaaagcAAACTTGGTGGTCGGTTCAAGATTCTAAGCAATGATACAAAATTACAATTGTACAGTGATCTGGGTGAGGAAAGACATGGGTTACATTCAATATTGTAGCGGCTACATAAGGCGCCGTAGATTTAGGACTATTGaatcaatagtcataaatctacgtagcccttcgtagccgctacgatattgaacgcaaccctggtgTTAGGCAATTGGCCAATAAGAAACCTactcggaaagtccctaatcaaatggcaaaatcaaaagataaaacacatcaatcgaatagacaacaactgtcatactcctgacatggtacaggcattttcaaatgtagaaaatggtagcttgaacctggttttatagcgctaaacctctcgatcacttgtaagacagtcgcatcaagttccgttatatttacaacgatgcgtgaacaaaacagaaataatcggtaaaatagtcaaaatatggttacatcagtcatcactgtgttacaatataaaacaaacaaacatttacaaaaaagcacaaaaagcatctatcaaattaaaaaaaaacactaattgTTTCGCGTGTTTAACGACAGAAAGTATAAACGTCATATATGACGAAATTTTGACGTTCGTTCAAtgtatattcaaaacaattataatttcacaggttacaatgtaccaaatgaaattacatgggcgcaacatgacatagagataaaaatagatggttctctgtgattggttgttatatcatttatatatttttattctggaaagcattatgaatgaagtttcatgcaagcacaaatttgtccttaaatgtatatGATGAAGGGCCGCTGCGAAATCGTAATGTATCGTGAAAACCCCCAAAATTCACAAAGAAAAGCCatatgggaccatatatatttgagtgcggtaaaatcacaaatagatatcgagcttcaattagacaacagcagtttttccataattagtttattgaaaacgccttttaaggagataattgctaaaaatagcattgccggccaTGGGGTCACCATTTAGAACTTTATATTCCacaataccactacgcgagtaaaataattttgtcgtttgtcgtacaaagtattatcaaatttataatagaacgggatctttaaaagaaaaaaaagtcacgttataagaaccaaagaaacacaaaaagtcgcatacaCAAAACAGACCAGCAAAAGtgaaagatacatgaattgacgggatgtataagtaccgagccacgtcaaatggatatcacataaaacagaccaaacagcaaaagtaatattaatcattgaacaaagacaaataaaagaacaatataacacgtagTAAAGACgacaaacaacgtcagtacgcagaatctatataGCAAGACCATCATAtatcatttgtgaagttgatacggaatatttattaacaaggtcttggtacctacAGACGAACTTCTTTTTGAAAAAGGACGAGACATTCTTTGAAATactcctggttcatcaactttctgctcagacactgatgacgttttacaaagtctgagttgaagctgcaagctcttgaatatcgaataagtttgGAAATGTATATCTTTTGGTGGTCGGTTCAAGATTCTAAGCAATGATACAAAATTCCAATCGTACAGTGATCTGGGTGAGCAAAGACATGGGTTGCATTCAATATTATAGCGGCTAAAATAATGACACTCAATAATGATTTGAAGGAGTTTGAGTAAATTTATCGTGTGTACACCAAAGTTAAAATAGAATAGCAACCATTTGTTGAATATCCATTGTTTACCGTAGATATAATCAGTCATTTAATTTGTGTAACATTTTGGTGTAAATTTTAGAAATTACTTCCCAGAATgtattagattctgaaacggcgtggatttgtcgtttgttgataccACGACCAATATGTGATTGGGCAAGAGATAAATTAGTCCTGGCAAAATGTGGTCTGGTCAGTGGACACatattactagtataaaaagtCCATGCCGGTTACACAATTTTCTAGAATGTTTCCAGTCCAATGTCAGTGATAGTTTATGTCCGAAGACTTATTTTcgtaggaaatcatgtccatgtcattaatattCCTTGTTAAAAAAAGTCTATATCCTTTATTTTAATAGGAAATTAGTTTTGAAAGAAATCTTATTctttgttttcttgtcttttcattatcatgattattgtaaTATGCTTTTTCTGTGTGCCCTTTTGTGCTTCTTGGCTACATATATCTGTACTTATATATCCAGTCATTGTATTATTGTTATATGGTAATTTCGATATTCtcgtctttcgtttttgctaatgtgcttcgtctgtgtgccttttttttttttttttttctttttcttgcatgtgacgtggctctgtacttatacatcccgtaaCGTTGTTGTGtcgtggtatttgtttgtttatatatctgtATCAGACTGTATGTTTTAAAGCgattaaaataataacacaacgttgactgctgtactcctatttttgacatgtttacctattatgtcggtttggtttgttcacacatcgttatcGATATAAAGGAATTGTAtacgactgtcataaaagtgagaggttcagttggctataaaaccaggtttaatccaccattttcaacatgggaaaatgcctgtaccatgcaAGTCAGccggaatatgacaggtgttgtccattcgtttgaggtGTTTGCTTCGCATCCCGGTGCGGAGCTATTAGTTTCAGTCGACATACACGCTATCTTGAATTAAGTGCTTATAGATTCTGATTGGTTGCATTATTATGTGGCTGAGATAGAGTAACAGCtataggtccgagaacacaattaattcgtagtgcatttcttttagaacataaatgaaaataaaaaaaatcccacctgcgctttctcaaagaaacttttacagtgtgttgtactacttttgggacaaattatatcaaatttatagaaaacttcatcgcctctaactcaaaatatggccaattttatgtttagggcgtcttgaaatcttttgacagcttccgaagtgctcattttcaacctttttcagctggaccaaatcactactttcctttaaaattctggacccaaatttttttacagtgtaatttcaacccccttcttgcaatttgaggcagtgaacatggagaaataaatttggaaggggtataaaaattaatggcaagtaacccactgtcaacactagggactatatttgtgaacaacgaaaatcaagggacgacaatggtggtctcggacctattgGGCTTAAATAAGACATCAAATGCTGCAAAATTAACTATATTTTCTTCAGATCCCATCAACTGTCATTATAATTCATGTTCGTTTTATTATCCTTTtcatatcaatcaatatctaTCTAAAAATACCACATGCATTTCCAATACTAATTCAACAACCACATGCACCACACATATTACTTaaattttgtctatttttaaaattgcGTTATTTAAAATTCTATGTactagttaaaatttaaaaataatagtaACAGAGTTAGAATAGGATAAAactaaaaattagttaaaaacaTGAACTTGTATGTAcgctatatattttaaaattttaaaatggataaaaatacTAACTTATCAGCTGTTTAAATTTCTCTTAGCAAAAGGAAAATGATTTGAATTACTAATCCGTATTAGCAATGGGTAAATT contains:
- the LOC139489006 gene encoding ER lumen protein-retaining receptor 1-like, translating into MIALIGNVNIFRFCGDMLHVVAIIILLSYIWKSQSVFGISGKSQILFALVFTTRYVDLFTSFISVYTNSLKVVYIITSYVTLYLIYIKFRYTYDKSNDTFRAEILIMSSGVLAVFVNHYFSPFEFCWTFSIYLESVAILPQFFMIIKNGDVERMIGYYLTAMGSYRALYIMNWMYRYKNEGFYDSIAANSGLLQSILYIMFLILYSKRNDFRLRVVRNQQKNTLLSEPTLLPQPSRWPGISMKV